The Bradyrhizobium betae genomic interval TGGGAGCGCGCCGAGATGTTCGTGTCGCGCGAAATCATGGCTGCGCTCGCCACACCCGCACCGGTGGCGCTGGCGGTGTTCGAATTCGAGCTCGAGGACACCACCGCCGCTTCGGTGGGCGCTTCAGCTGCGTCGGATGCGTCATACCTGGCCGAAGTCACCACCAGCGTGCGCGAAGCGCTCGGCCAGTCGGGCCGCTATCGCATCGTCGAGGTCGGCGGCGAGGCGACCAAGGCGCGCGTCTTGCGCGACTGCGGTGGCTGTGAGACGGCGATCGCGCAGAAGCTCGGCGCGGACCAGTCGCTGATCGGCGTGGTGCGGCGGGTCAGCCGCACCGAATACACGCTCGGCTTCCAGGTGCGAGATGCCAGGACCGGCGCGGTGCTGGCGCGCGGCGACAGCGGCCTGCGCCTTGGCGCGGACTATTCGTGGAAGCGCGGCGCCGTGCGGCTGGTCAGCGAACGGCTGGTCGAGAGCAAGTAGCGCCGACTTGGCTCAGAACGTCAGCTGCACCTTCATCGACTGCGAGCGGTCGCTGGCAAGCTCGAACGCCGCGACCGCGTTCTCGAACGGCATCGTCGCCGTGATCAGCGGCTTCACGTCGATCAGGCCTTCGCCCATCAGCCGCACCGCGAGCTCGAACTCGGGATCGAAGCGGAAGGTGCCGCGCAGCTGCAATTCCTTGGCGACGATGGAATTGATCGGCAGCGTCATCTCGCCGCCGAGGCCGAGCTGCACCAGCGTCGCGCCGGGCCGCAGCACGTCGAGCGCGGTGCGGAGCGCGGCCTGGTTGCCGGAGGCTTCGAACAGCGTGTCGAACACGCCCTTGCCGGCGCGCCATGGATCGAGCGCGGCGGCGTCGGTCGCGACATTGATCGCGTGCGTGGCGCCGAGCTTC includes:
- a CDS encoding DUF3280 domain-containing protein; this translates as MQLSRSILPALLLFVLPAAYSPAGAEAAIGVAIDDFSYTDTSAEPANQTAAHERRLSAFMAALRRDIGADGRYRPVASAQDGAAFKVIGGIQKTSTLVQWAKVAVIDVGARKLVMDKLYTFRGDNDESWERAEMFVSREIMAALATPAPVALAVFEFELEDTTAASVGASAASDASYLAEVTTSVREALGQSGRYRIVEVGGEATKARVLRDCGGCETAIAQKLGADQSLIGVVRRVSRTEYTLGFQVRDARTGAVLARGDSGLRLGADYSWKRGAVRLVSERLVESK